One bacterium genomic window carries:
- a CDS encoding serine hydroxymethyltransferase, with the protein MKELQQSDPAVFAAIGEELKRQNEKLELIASENFVSPAVLQAMGQVMTNKYAEGYPGKRYYGGCEHVDTVEDLARERAKKLFNAQHANVQPHSGSQANLAAYFSFVRHGDTVMGMDLSHGGHLTHGSPVNFSGRFFHMVHYGVGRDGFIDMNQVETLALRERPKMIITGASAYSRKIDYAGFRAIADRINAKLISDIAHPAGLIAAGVIPSPLPWCHAVTTTTHKTLRGPRGGMILIGQDGENDMGVTTPKGKLKLVSEIIDSNVFPGFQGGPLMHVIAAKAVAFQEALQPAFVLYQQQVVANAQALSAELMARGYHIVSGGTDTHVMLLDLSDRGLTGRDAEKALEAAGITVNKNMVPFDTQSPFVTSGIRLGTPAMTTRGMRESEMRQIAGFIDRVLSHLTDPAIQRQVLSEVKELCGRFPLYAEAL; encoded by the coding sequence ATGAAAGAACTGCAGCAGAGCGACCCGGCGGTCTTTGCCGCCATCGGCGAAGAACTCAAGCGCCAGAACGAAAAGCTGGAACTGATCGCATCGGAAAATTTTGTCAGCCCGGCGGTACTGCAGGCGATGGGGCAGGTGATGACCAACAAATACGCCGAGGGCTATCCGGGCAAACGCTATTACGGCGGCTGTGAGCATGTGGACACGGTGGAAGATCTGGCGCGCGAGCGGGCGAAAAAGCTCTTCAACGCCCAACACGCCAATGTGCAGCCCCATTCCGGCTCGCAGGCGAATCTGGCGGCTTATTTCAGCTTTGTCCGTCATGGCGACACGGTGATGGGCATGGATCTTTCGCACGGCGGCCACCTCACCCACGGCAGCCCGGTCAATTTCTCCGGACGATTTTTCCACATGGTCCATTACGGTGTCGGCCGGGACGGCTTCATCGACATGAACCAGGTGGAGACCCTCGCGCTGCGCGAGCGGCCGAAAATGATCATCACCGGCGCCAGCGCCTACAGCCGTAAAATCGATTACGCGGGTTTTCGCGCCATCGCCGACCGGATCAACGCCAAGCTGATCTCCGATATCGCCCATCCGGCCGGATTGATCGCTGCCGGCGTGATCCCCAGCCCGTTGCCCTGGTGTCATGCAGTCACCACCACGACGCACAAGACATTGCGCGGCCCGCGCGGCGGCATGATTCTGATCGGACAGGATGGCGAAAATGATATGGGCGTGACCACACCCAAAGGAAAGCTCAAGCTGGTTTCAGAGATCATCGACAGCAACGTCTTTCCTGGCTTTCAGGGCGGGCCGTTGATGCATGTCATCGCCGCCAAAGCGGTGGCGTTCCAGGAAGCCCTACAGCCTGCATTTGTGCTCTATCAGCAGCAAGTGGTTGCCAACGCCCAAGCGCTCAGCGCCGAACTGATGGCGCGCGGCTATCACATCGTCTCCGGCGGCACGGATACGCATGTGATGCTGCTGGACTTGAGCGACCGCGGTCTCACCGGCCGGGATGCGGAAAAGGCTCTGGAAGCGGCCGGCATCACCGTCAACAAGAACATGGTGCCATTCGACACTCAGAGCCCCTTTGTCACCAGCGGCATTCGCCTGGGCACTCCAGCCATGACCACGCGGGGGATGCGGGAGTCTGAGATGCGGCAGATCGCCGGATTCATCGACCGGGTGCTCTCCCATCTGACGGACCCGGCGATCCAACGGCAGGTGCTCAGTGAAGTGAAGGAACTCTGCGGCCGCTTTCCCCTGTATGCGGAGGCGCTTTGA
- the nrdR gene encoding transcriptional repressor NrdR, with product MRCPFCSYHDSKVIDSRTRDGGRSIRRRRECLKCRRRFTTREQVDDIPLWVIKQDNRREEFDRQKLVRSIQIACIKRPISMGAIEQMAAKIENGLRDDGIDEIESSVIGEAVLAELRSLDEVAYVRFASVYRNFQAKAEFLTELKQLK from the coding sequence ATGAGATGTCCCTTCTGCAGTTATCACGACAGCAAAGTGATCGACTCGCGCACGCGGGACGGGGGCCGCTCCATTCGCCGTAGACGCGAATGCCTGAAATGCCGGCGACGCTTTACCACCCGGGAGCAGGTCGATGACATACCGCTCTGGGTCATCAAGCAGGACAACCGACGTGAAGAGTTCGACCGGCAAAAGCTGGTGCGGTCGATCCAGATCGCCTGCATCAAACGACCCATCAGCATGGGCGCCATCGAACAGATGGCGGCCAAAATAGAGAACGGCCTGCGCGACGACGGCATCGACGAGATCGAGTCCAGCGTCATCGGTGAAGCGGTGCTGGCGGAGCTGCGCAGCCTGGATGAGGTGGCCTATGTCCGTTTCGCCTCCGTGTATCGGAACTTTCAGGCCAAAGCAGAATTTCTGACTGAACTGAAGCAGCTGAAATGA
- the rpiB gene encoding ribose 5-phosphate isomerase B, whose product MSIAIASDHAGFELKKAVVAYLERRRLEYLDLGVRSEERVDYPDYGYAAAQAVASGQCAMGIIICGTGIGISITANKVRGIRAALCCSEYMAEMARKHNDANMLALGGRVISPEMAEKIVDVFLQTDFEGGRHAQRVQKIHQLTQR is encoded by the coding sequence ATGTCCATCGCCATCGCTTCCGACCACGCTGGGTTTGAGTTGAAAAAGGCTGTGGTGGCGTACCTCGAACGCCGCCGACTGGAGTATCTGGATCTGGGAGTGCGTTCTGAGGAACGGGTCGATTATCCGGATTACGGCTATGCGGCGGCTCAGGCGGTCGCCTCCGGCCAGTGCGCGATGGGCATCATCATCTGCGGCACCGGCATCGGCATCTCCATCACCGCCAACAAAGTGCGCGGAATCCGCGCCGCTCTCTGCTGCTCTGAGTATATGGCCGAGATGGCGCGCAAACATAACGACGCCAATATGCTGGCTCTGGGCGGCCGGGTGATCTCGCCGGAAATGGCGGAAAAGATCGTCGACGTGTTTCTACAAACCGACTTTGAGGGGGGGCGGCATGCACAGCGGGTGCAAAAAATTCATCAATTGACGCAGAGGTAG